In one uncultured Methanobrevibacter sp. genomic region, the following are encoded:
- the nth gene encoding endonuclease III, which yields MSELTNTDKVIKIVDELSKLYKIREFENKDPYKVLIRTILSQRTRDENTDQATKNLFDKYKNIYEVVDAPIEDIEELIRCSGFYRVKAARIKEVSRILIDQYGGNVPDNLKELVELPGVGRKTANCVLVYAFELPAIPVDTHVHRISNRIGLVNTKTPEQTELELAKIAPKELWIKLNDLMVQFGQTICKPMGPQCEICPISDICDYN from the coding sequence GTGTCTGAGTTAACAAATACTGATAAAGTTATTAAAATCGTTGATGAATTGAGTAAATTATATAAAATTAGGGAATTTGAAAATAAAGACCCTTACAAAGTTTTAATTAGAACTATTTTATCTCAAAGAACTCGTGATGAAAATACTGATCAGGCTACTAAAAATCTATTTGACAAATATAAAAATATTTATGAAGTTGTTGATGCTCCTATTGAGGATATTGAGGAGTTAATTAGGTGTTCTGGTTTTTATCGTGTGAAAGCTGCTAGAATTAAAGAGGTTTCAAGGATTTTAATTGATCAATATGGTGGAAATGTTCCAGATAACTTAAAAGAATTAGTTGAACTTCCTGGTGTTGGTCGTAAGACTGCTAATTGTGTTTTGGTTTATGCTTTTGAACTTCCTGCTATTCCTGTTGATACTCATGTTCACAGAATTTCTAATAGAATTGGTTTGGTAAATACTAAAACACCTGAACAGACAGAGTTGGAATTAGCTAAAATAGCTCCTAAAGAATTATGGATTAAATTAAATGATTTGATGGTTCAATTTGGTCAAACTATCTGTAAACCTATGGGTCCTCAGTGTGAAATTTGTCCAATTTCAGATATTTGTGATTATAATTAA
- a CDS encoding transcriptional regulator, which produces MKPPCEIVVWYVIPAIRSELAKDLLALGMKQKDVSELMDITQPAVSQYITDKRGSGIELSSDVKDMVNELAIQLHNGEAKKTEIISRTCSICKNIETEDVLKQLNIDKTDLDEDCQGCLGSEVSKCE; this is translated from the coding sequence ATGAAACCACCTTGTGAAATTGTTGTATGGTATGTAATACCTGCAATTAGATCTGAATTAGCTAAAGATTTATTGGCTTTAGGAATGAAGCAAAAAGATGTTTCTGAACTTATGGATATAACTCAACCTGCTGTATCTCAGTATATTACTGATAAAAGAGGTAGTGGGATTGAATTAAGTTCTGATGTAAAAGACATGGTTAATGAGTTAGCTATCCAATTACATAATGGTGAAGCTAAAAAAACTGAAATAATAAGTAGGACTTGTTCTATTTGTAAAAATATTGAAACTGAAGATGTTTTAAAACAATTAAACATTGATAAAACAGATCTTGATGAAGATTGTCAAGGTTGTTTAGGTTCTGAAGTTAGTAAATGCGAATAG
- the cysE gene encoding serine O-acetyltransferase, with protein MFSRLKSEIKTIKEKDPAARSTLEIFLCYPGFYAIIMHRVSHYLWNHSLKLLARINSNLARFLTGIEIHPGATIGRRVFIDHGMGVVVGETTIIGDDVLIYQGVILGGTSTQKTKRHPTVEKGAIIGAGAKVMGNITVGQYSKIGTGAVVLKDVPPDSTCVGVPGRIVRSKNAENIEVHHKTVDLDHNKLPDPVADAIDTLTKHLKENDKHIKILCEKNEICLTKDIEKELDDVLKK; from the coding sequence ATGTTTAGTAGGTTAAAGAGTGAGATTAAAACAATAAAGGAGAAAGATCCTGCTGCACGTAGTACTCTGGAGATATTTTTATGTTATCCTGGATTTTATGCAATTATTATGCATAGAGTTAGTCATTACTTGTGGAATCACTCTTTAAAGTTACTAGCTAGAATAAATTCAAATTTAGCTAGATTTTTAACAGGTATCGAAATTCATCCTGGTGCAACTATTGGTAGACGTGTTTTTATTGATCATGGAATGGGTGTTGTTGTTGGAGAAACAACAATAATTGGAGATGATGTACTTATTTATCAAGGTGTAATTCTTGGTGGAACCTCTACTCAAAAGACTAAAAGACATCCAACTGTAGAAAAAGGAGCTATTATTGGTGCTGGTGCTAAAGTAATGGGTAATATTACTGTAGGTCAATATTCTAAAATTGGAACTGGTGCTGTTGTATTGAAGGATGTTCCTCCTGATTCTACTTGTGTTGGTGTTCCTGGTAGAATTGTTAGAAGTAAAAATGCTGAGAATATTGAAGTTCATCATAAAACTGTTGATTTGGATCATAATAAACTTCCTGATCCAGTAGCTGATGCAATTGATACTCTTACAAAGCACCTTAAAGAAAATGACAAACATATTAAAATTTTGTGTGAAAAAAATGAAATTTGTCTAACTAAAGATATTGAGAAAGAGTTAGATGATGTATTAAAAAAATAG
- the cysK gene encoding cysteine synthase A: MVNIPELKRGVLNSVVDAIGNTPIVKLNNITENLEAEVDVKMESFNPTGSVKDRVAVAMIEDAEEKGLLKKDSVIIEPTSGNTGIGLGFAAAAKGYKLILTMPETMSIERRKLLGIFGAELVLTPGSEGMGGAIAKADELEKEIPNGIVLHQFDNEANTRIHSQTTAKEILRDTDGDIDVVVAGVGTGGTITGIGKVLKEQNPDVQIIAVEPETSQTLGKGVKGPHKIQGIGAGFVPSIYDSEVIDEIIPVKDEDAGNTLLELAKKEGIFAGISSGAATWAAIQVAKREENKGKRVLAILPDSGSRYLSVDWLFE; the protein is encoded by the coding sequence ATGGTTAATATCCCAGAATTAAAAAGAGGAGTTTTAAATAGTGTTGTTGATGCTATTGGAAATACTCCAATTGTAAAATTAAATAATATTACTGAAAATTTAGAAGCTGAAGTTGATGTGAAAATGGAATCTTTCAATCCAACTGGAAGTGTGAAAGATCGTGTTGCAGTTGCAATGATTGAAGATGCTGAAGAAAAAGGTTTACTTAAAAAAGATTCTGTAATTATAGAACCAACTAGTGGTAATACTGGTATAGGATTAGGTTTTGCAGCGGCTGCTAAAGGTTATAAATTGATTTTAACCATGCCTGAAACCATGTCTATTGAAAGAAGGAAATTATTAGGTATTTTTGGAGCAGAATTAGTATTAACTCCAGGTTCAGAAGGTATGGGTGGAGCTATAGCTAAAGCTGATGAATTAGAAAAAGAAATTCCAAATGGTATAGTTTTACATCAATTTGACAATGAAGCTAATACAAGAATTCATTCACAAACTACTGCTAAAGAAATTTTAAGAGATACTGATGGTGATATTGATGTGGTAGTAGCTGGTGTTGGAACTGGTGGAACTATTACTGGTATTGGTAAAGTATTAAAAGAACAAAATCCTGATGTTCAGATTATTGCAGTTGAACCTGAAACTTCTCAAACTTTAGGAAAAGGAGTTAAAGGACCTCATAAAATTCAAGGTATTGGTGCAGGTTTTGTTCCATCAATTTATGATTCTGAAGTTATTGATGAGATTATTCCTGTAAAAGATGAGGATGCAGGTAATACTTTACTTGAACTAGCTAAAAAAGAAGGAATCTTTGCAGGAATTTCTTCTGGTGCAGCAACATGGGCTGCAATTCAAGTAGCTAAAAGAGAAGAAAATAAAGGTAAAAGAGTATTAGCTATTTTACCGGACTCTGGTTCAAGATATCTATCTGTTGATTGGTTATTTGAATAA